The sequence GTTGCCGTTTATGGCGCCGGCAATGACCGCATCGCCAACTGATTTTTTTACCGGTTTCGATTCACCGGTCAGCATCGATTCATCCAGGTAGGTTTCGCCATCTGCAATGATACCATCCGCTGCAACTTTTTCCCCGGGCTTTACCAGGATCATGTCTCCTGCAACAAGGGTATCGGTCTTTACCTCATGTACCATATTGGGCATCACCATATGCGCTGTATCCGGCATCAATTGCACCAGCAGTTCCAGTTCCCTGGAAGCACCGGCCACAGATTTCATTTCTATCCAGTGTCCCAGGAGCATGATGAGGATCAAGGTGGCCAGCTCCCAGAAGAAATCCATCCCCTCTAAGCCAAAGACCACTGCCACGCTATAGGTATAGGCCACCGTGATGGCAAAGCCGATCAAAAACATCATGCCCGGGTTCTTTGTCTTTACTTCTTCTGCCAGGCCTTTCAGGAATGGATAGCCGCCATATAGATACACGATGGTGGACAGTGCAAACAATATGTAGCTGGCTCCGGGAAACTGCCAGTGCACACCCAACCAATGCTGGATCATTTCAGATAACAGCATGATTGGAATGGTGAGTGCGAGCACCACATAAAACCTTTTTTTGAAATCGGCGATCATCATCGCATGATGATCATGGCCGGCATGGCCCATCGGTGGATTTGGGTCATGTTGGTGGTGGTTATGCGGGTTCATTGTTTGTTGTTTGTTGTTTGCTATTGTTTGATGGTCTCTGCCGTACTGCCGCAACTTATCATCATATCTCCATAAAAGGGATTACGGATCTCCGATTGCAGGCTCAGCCAATTGGCTCCCTTGCCGCTGTTAAACATGGGGCAATGCTGGTAATAAATGGTTGTTCCCGGCTTGCTGGCTTTCACCAGGGCATAGAGTTTATCGGATAAACTGGCAAAGGCTTCACGTTGTTTTTTGATATCCTTACTGTCGGCGATCGCCTTCGTGTCTTTTTTCAGGCTTTCCCAGTTCGGGCCTTCCAGGCTTTTCAACAGCACCTTGGCCTGGGCAGCAGCCGCCACCGGGTCTGAATCCACCAGGGCGTCTTTCAATACCATATACTGGGCCAGGATGGCCTTTAAGGGATCGGCTGCATGGGCCTGTTTACCGGCAACTGACAAGAGCAGGCCTGCGAAGATGACAAATAGCTTCATGGTGATATATTTTAAAGGTTTATAACAGATTGCAATACATAGGCCAACAATACCGACAAGCATCACGACCGGTGTGCGGTCTTTTTCCGGGATGTATTTGCATACAAAGTTACCGGCATGTGCCGCAGGTATTGTTACACTTTAATAGATAAGATGTATAAGATTTACAGGTTATCGATATTCTTCCACCTGCTCACCGTGAAGCAATTTCTGCGCGCGATAATGCATCATAGACCA comes from Flavihumibacter fluvii and encodes:
- a CDS encoding DUF3347 domain-containing protein, with the translated sequence MKLFVIFAGLLLSVAGKQAHAADPLKAILAQYMVLKDALVDSDPVAAAAQAKVLLKSLEGPNWESLKKDTKAIADSKDIKKQREAFASLSDKLYALVKASKPGTTIYYQHCPMFNSGKGANWLSLQSEIRNPFYGDMMISCGSTAETIKQ